One window of the Cryptomeria japonica chromosome 7, Sugi_1.0, whole genome shotgun sequence genome contains the following:
- the LOC131043780 gene encoding G-type lectin S-receptor-like serine/threonine-protein kinase LECRK4, translating to MSMASFRGILLHLIYPTNLLLVIGVLAQQQDDPCAVTNDRVGACGLNGICHISGSSKNCACPPGFDFLDKGNHSKGCSQNASQLRSCSANGAEMQRMEQIDWPENDYLRLTSTNQTACQQACIEDCLCTVVVYAIANETEICWKKAMPLRNGRASDSRTAFVKVYSGVYNAIPPTPSKEAKEAKGKRKGLVVIGITIMGSFFVFAAIMLVIWFYTWRPKLRALEEHSKAKSVGLKAFSYQEIDAATGGFKQEIGRGAFGKVYKGILSDGRAIAVKKLDDLFNQGRQEDGEKQFRTEMGIIGASHHKNIVQLYGFCSDGSHRLLIYQYMPNGSLNNFLFKGTRDLDWELRVQIVLGTARGILYLHEECETPILHCDIKPQNILLDENYRAKIADFGISKLIGAEQTRTFTVARGTVGYIAPEWRKNVAVTVKVDVYSFGVVLLEIICCRKMFELHVPENEMVLCDWVYDCFKYGQLEKLVERHGCRDIEANQLERMVLVGLWCIQADSSLRPSMKKVVQMLEGTVEISVPPHPEVSS from the coding sequence ATGTCTATGGCTTCTTTTAGGGGTATTCTCCTCCATCTGATATATCCTACTAATCTGTTGTTGGTCATCGGTGTTTTAGCTCAGCAGCAAGACGATCCTTGTGCAGTAACGAATGATCGTGTTGGGGCGTGTGGGCTCAATGGAATCTGTCATATCTCAGGCAGTTCAAAGAATTGCGCTTGTCCTCCGGGATTCGACTTTTTAGACAAGGGTAACCATTCAAAGGGGTGCTCTCAGAATGCATCGCAGTTACGGAGCTGCAGTGCAAATGGCGCAGAAATGCAGAGGATGGAGCAGATAGATTGGCCTGAAAATGATTACTTGCGGTTGACATCGACCAACCAAACTGCGTGCCAGCAGGCATGCATCGAAGATTGCCTTTGCACAGTGGTTGTTTACGCCATTGCTAACGAAACAGAAATATGTTGGAAGAAGGCAATGCCTCTGAGAAACGGCCGTGCAAGCGATTCACGAACCGCTTTTGTAAAAGTGTACAGTGGAGTCTACAACGCTATTCCCCCAACGCCGTCAAAGGAAGCGAAAGAGGCGAAGGGGAAGAGGAAGGGGTTAGTAGTTATTGGCATAACTATTATGGGTTCCTTCTTTGTCTTCGCAGCAATCATGTTAGTAATTTGGTTTTATACATGGCGACCCAAGCTGAGAGCCTTGGAAGAGCATTCTAAGGCGAAATCAGTTGGGTTGAAGGCATTTAGTTATCAGGAGATCGACGCTGCTACTGGAGGCTTCAAGCAAGAAATAGGAAGAGGGGCTTTTGGTAAGGTCTACAAGGGCATCTTATCTGACGGACGAGCAATTGCTGTGAAGAAACTTGACGATCTGTTCAACCAAGGAagacaagaagatggagaaaagcAGTTTAGAACAGAGATGGGTATTATAGGGGCTAGCCATCACAAAAATATTGTTCAACTGTATGGTTTCTGCAGCGACGGCTCACACAGGCTTCTGATATACCAGTACATGCCAAATGGGTCTCTGAACAACTTTTTATTTAAGGGTACAAGAGATCTCGATTGGGAGCTGCGTGTTCAGATTGTTTTGGGAACTGCTAGAGGAATCCTCTACTTGCATGAAGAGTGCGAAACCCCAATACTCCATTGTGATATAAAGCCTCAAAACATCCTGCTGGATGAAAACTACCGTGCTAAGATAGCCGATTTTGGAATATCCAAATTGATTGGAGCAGAACAAACGAGAACATTTACCGTGGCTCGCGGCACCGTAGGTTACATAGCTCCTGAGTGGCGGAAGAATGTGGCTGTTACTGTCAAAGTGGACGTGTACAGCTTCGGAGTGGTGCTCTTGGAGATTATCTGTTGCAGGAAAATGTTCGAATTGCATGTTCCAGAAAATGAAATGGTTTTGTGTGATTGGGTGTACGATTGCTTCAAATATGGTCAACTTGAAAAATTGGTGGAGCGACACGGTTGTAGAGATATTGAGGCAAATCAGTTGGAAAGAATGGTGCTAGTGGGGCTCTGGTGCATTCAAGCAGATTCCTCTCTGAGACCATCAATGAAAAAAGTAGTTCAGATGCTTGAAGGGACAGTTGAGATTTCAGTGCCCCCTCATCCAGAAGTTTCTTCATAA